A single Argentina anserina chromosome 7, drPotAnse1.1, whole genome shotgun sequence DNA region contains:
- the LOC126801992 gene encoding probable glutathione S-transferase has product MAEVKLFRTWSSAFSLRIVWALKLKDVPYDTIFEDLSNKSPLLVQYNPIHKKIPVLVHNGKSIAESLVILEYIEETWKHNPLLPEDPHRRAAARFWARFGDDKVFPAVAEALYSEGKEQEEATVKAKESFKYLEEELKGKKFFGGELIGFADIALGWLAHHLNVIEVIVNQKLLPEDEFPLLSQWQKTFADAHIIKENWPPQDKLVTKYSAFREHELAKKLEKVPK; this is encoded by the exons ATGGCAGAAGTCAAGCTCTTCAGAACATGGTCAAGtgctttttctttgaggataGTGTGGGCACTGAAGCTCAAAGATGTCCCATATGATACCATCTTTGAAGATCTCTCCAACAAAAGCCCTTTACTTGTTCAATACAACCCCATTCATAAGAAAATTCCAGTGCTTGTGCACAATGGAAAGTCAATTGCTGAATCTCTTGTGATCCTTGAATACATTGAGGAAACATGGAAACATAACCCTTTGCTGCCTGAAGATCCTCACAGAAGAGCTGCTGCACGCTTTTGGGCCAGATTTGGTGATGACAAG GTTTTTCCGGCTGTTGCGGAGGCACTATATAGTGAAGGGAAAGAGCAAGAGGAAGCTACTGTAAAAGCAAAGGAGAGCTTCAAATACTTGGAAGAAGAGCTTAAGGGAAAGAAATTCTTTGGGGGAGAGCTAATTGGATTTGCAGATATTGCGCTTGGATGGCTTGCACATCACTTGAATGTGATTGAAGTGATTGTTAACCAGAAGCTGCTACCAGAAGATGAGTTCCCATTGTTATCCCAATGGCAGAAAACTTTTGCAGATGCTCATATAATAAAAGAGAATTGGCCTCCTCAAGACAAACTTGTCACTAAATATTCGGCTTTCCGCGAGCATGAACTTGCCAAGAAGTTGGAGAAGGTACCTAAATGA
- the LOC126801995 gene encoding DNA-directed RNA polymerase V subunit 7-like isoform X1: MLGTFFWRYAAIFGKRKTMFLKTELQGNVVIPAESLDAKGLMLQKAIFVRLLDDFAKRKATKDLGYLLALKTVEKIGEGKVRQHTGDVLFPVTFSAISFKLFRGEILEGVVHKVLKQGVMLRCGPIENVYLSSSKMPDFNYVPGENPVFYNNVSKIEKGVTLRVIVIGAKWLEAEREFQALVGLHADYLGPVP; the protein is encoded by the exons ATGTTGGGTACTTTCTTTTGGAGGTATGCTGCTATCTTCG GTAAAAGAAAGACAATGTTTCTCAAAACTGAGTTGCAGGGGAATGTTGTAATCCCTGCTGAAAGCTTGGATGCAAAGGGATTGATGCTCCAAAAGGCAATTTTTGTTCGGCTGCTGGATGATTTTGCAAAGAGAAAGGCTACCAAAGACCTCGGATACCTTCTTGCTCTTAAAACTGTGGAAAAAATAGGAGAAGGAAAAGTCAGGCAGCATACTGGGGATGTGCTTTTTCCAGTTACATTTAGTGCCATCTCCTTTAAGCTTTTCAGAGGAGAGATATTAGAGGGAGTGGTGCACAAGGTGCTCAAGCAGGGAGTTATGTTGAGATGCGGTCCAATTGAGAATGTATATCTCTCTTCTTCAAAAATGCCTGATTTCAACTATGTTCCAGGGGAGAATCCTGTCTTCTATAATAATGTGTCTAAGATTGAAAAAGGTGTCACGCTACGTGTCATTGTCATTGGAGCCAAGTGGCTTGAGGCAGAAAGGGAATTTCAGGCATTAGTTGGCTTACATGCTGATTATCTAGGACCAGTTCCTTAG
- the LOC126801995 gene encoding DNA-directed RNA polymerase V subunit 7-like isoform X2 translates to MFLKTELQGNVVIPAESLDAKGLMLQKAIFVRLLDDFAKRKATKDLGYLLALKTVEKIGEGKVRQHTGDVLFPVTFSAISFKLFRGEILEGVVHKVLKQGVMLRCGPIENVYLSSSKMPDFNYVPGENPVFYNNVSKIEKGVTLRVIVIGAKWLEAEREFQALVGLHADYLGPVP, encoded by the coding sequence ATGTTTCTCAAAACTGAGTTGCAGGGGAATGTTGTAATCCCTGCTGAAAGCTTGGATGCAAAGGGATTGATGCTCCAAAAGGCAATTTTTGTTCGGCTGCTGGATGATTTTGCAAAGAGAAAGGCTACCAAAGACCTCGGATACCTTCTTGCTCTTAAAACTGTGGAAAAAATAGGAGAAGGAAAAGTCAGGCAGCATACTGGGGATGTGCTTTTTCCAGTTACATTTAGTGCCATCTCCTTTAAGCTTTTCAGAGGAGAGATATTAGAGGGAGTGGTGCACAAGGTGCTCAAGCAGGGAGTTATGTTGAGATGCGGTCCAATTGAGAATGTATATCTCTCTTCTTCAAAAATGCCTGATTTCAACTATGTTCCAGGGGAGAATCCTGTCTTCTATAATAATGTGTCTAAGATTGAAAAAGGTGTCACGCTACGTGTCATTGTCATTGGAGCCAAGTGGCTTGAGGCAGAAAGGGAATTTCAGGCATTAGTTGGCTTACATGCTGATTATCTAGGACCAGTTCCTTAG
- the LOC126801996 gene encoding DNA-directed RNA polymerase subunit 7-like protein — protein sequence MFSEVELVRGVAVLAEKLDKDSPDTSKSVITTQLLKGLLKEKASKDHGYFLKVTALKKIGNGQISGDLRKMLFPVAFSCRTFIPRQGEILEGVVYQVHNLGVFIRCGPLKHGYLSARLMPNYHYAGGRNPFFYRGDLAKIEKEVVVRFRVLATRWIEKRREMRKEFVMIVSIVGDSLGPVCGPHESDF from the coding sequence ATGTTCTCTGAGGTGGAACTGGTCAGGGGTGTGGCCGTCCTTGCTGAGAAACTAGATAAAGACAGTCCAGATACTTCAAAATCTGTTATAACAACACAGCTTTTGAAGGGCTTGTTAAAAGAAAAGGCTAGCAAGGATCATGGGTACTTCCTAAAAGTTACTGCTTTGAAGAAGATAGGAAATGGACAGATTTCAGGCGACTTAAGAAAGATGTTGTTCCCTGTAGCTTTTAGTTGTCGCACATTCATACCGCGCCAGGGGGAGATTTTGGAGGGAGTTGTTTATCAGGTGCATAACCTTGGGGTGTTCATTCGATGCGGACCTCTTAAGCATGGTTATCTGTCAGCTCGATTGATGCCAAATTACCACTACGCTGGTGGGAGAAATCCATTCTTCTACAGAGGTGACCTTGCAAAGATAGAGAAGGAAGTTGTGGTTCGATTCAGGGTGCTGGCTACTAGATGGATAGAGAAGAGGAGAGAAATGAGGAAGGAGTTTGTCATGATTGTTAGTATAGTGGGTGATTCGCTTGGCCCTGTTTGTGGTCCTCATGAATCAGATTTCTAA
- the LOC126801993 gene encoding probable glutathione S-transferase, protein MAEVKLFRTWSSPFSLRIVWALKLKDVQYDTIFEDLSNKSPLLLQYNPVHKKIPVLVHNGKAVAESFVILEYIEETWKHNPFLSEDPHERAAARFWAKFGDEKVLPSIWDAFISQGKEQEEGIVKAKDNLKYLEEELKGKTFFGGDHIGFADIALGWLTEYLDVFEEVTSMKLIAEDELPLLSKWKKIFADAPMIKENWPPRDKLVTKFQALREASLLKKVPK, encoded by the exons ATGGCAGAAGTCAAGCTCTTTAGGACATGGTCAAGCCCCTTTTCTTTGAGAATAGTTTGGGCACTGAAGCTCAAAGATGTTCAGTATGATACCATTTTTGAGGATCTCTCAAACAAAAGCCCTTTGCTCCTTCAATACAACCCTGTTCATAAGAAAATTCCAGTGCTTGTACACAATGGAAAAGCAGTTGCTGAATCATTTGTAATTCTTGAATACATTGAAGAAACATGGAAACATAACCCTTTCCTGTCTGAAGATCCTCATGAAAGAGCTGCTGCTCGCTTTTGGGCcaaatttggtgatgagaaG GTTTTGCCATCAATTTGGGACGCTTTTATAAGTCAAGGAAAAGAGCAAGAAGAAGGGATTGTGAAGGCCAAGGATAACTTGAAGTATTTGGAAGAGGAGCTAAAGGGGAAGACATTCTTTGGGGGAGACCATATTGGATTTGCAGATATTGCACTTGGGTGGCTAACTGAATATTTGGATGTGTTTGAAGAGGTAACTAGCATGAAACTGATAGCAGAAGATGAGCTCCCATTGTTATCAAAATGGAAAAAGATTTTTGCAGATGCTCCTATGATCAAAGAGAATTGGCCTCCCAGAGATAAACTTGTCACCAAATTTCAGGCTCTCCGTGAGGCCAGCCTCTTGAAAAAGGTACCTAAATGA
- the LOC126801994 gene encoding probable glutathione S-transferase, whose amino-acid sequence MAEVKLFRGWSSPFSLRVVWALKIKDVQYDTIIEDLSNKSPLLLQYNPVHKKIPVLVHNGKAVAESFVILEYIEETWKHNPFLSEDPHERAAARFWAKFGDEKVLPSIWDAFISEGKEQEEGIVKANENLKYLEEQLKGKRFFGGDHIGFADIALGWLTEYVDVLEEVTSMKLIIEDELPLLSEWRKIFADAPVIKENWPPRDKHITKFQALREASLLKKVPT is encoded by the exons ATGGCAGAAGTCAAGCTCTTTAGGGGATGGTCAAGCCCCTTTTCTTTGAGAGTAGTTTGGGCACTGAAGATCAAAGATGTTCAGTATGATACCATCATTGAGGATCTCTCAAACAAAAGCCCTTTGCTCCTTCAATACAACCCTGTTCATAAGAAAATTCCAGTGCTTGTACACAATGGAAAAGCAGTTGCTGAATCATTTGTAATTCTTGAATACATTGAAGAAACATGGAAACATAACCCTTTCCTGTCTGAAGATCCTCATGAAAGAGCTGCTGCTCGCTTTTGGGCcaaatttggtgatgagaaG GTTTTGCCATCAATTTGGGACGCCTTTATAAGTGAAGGAAAAGAGCAAGAAGAAGGTATTGTGAAGGCCAATGAGAACTTGAAGTATTTGGAAGAGCAGCTAAAGGGGAAGAGATTCTTTGGGGGAGACCATATTGGATTTGCAGATATTGCACTTGGATGGCTAACTGAATATGTTGATGTGCTTGAAGAGGTAACTAGCATGAAACTGATAATAGAAGATGAGCTTCCATTGTTATCAGAATGGAGAAAGATTTTTGCAGATGCTCCTGTGATCAAAGAGAATTGGCCTCCCAGAGACAAACATATCACCAAATTCCAGGCTCTCCGTGAAGCTAGCCTCTTGAAAAAGGTACCTACATGA